In Triticum urartu cultivar G1812 chromosome 6, Tu2.1, whole genome shotgun sequence, the following proteins share a genomic window:
- the LOC125514295 gene encoding probable tocopherol O-methyltransferase, chloroplastic has product MANSAALLHSLLSTAWTPRRRLDRASATRLAPSPGPPCRSRRPARSVRPMASSTTAARADAAPPGLKEGIAGLYDESSGLWESIWGEHMHHGFYDSGEAASMSDHRRAQIRMIEEALAFAAVPDDPTNKPKTIVDVGCGIGGSSRYLANKYGAQCSGITLSPVQAERGNALAAAQGLSDKASFQVADALEQPFPDGQFDLVWSMESGEHMPNKQKFVSELARVAAPGGTIIIVTWCHRNLAPSEDSLKPDELNLLKKICDAYYLPDWCSPSDYVKIAESLSLEDIKTADWSENVAPFWPAVIQSALTWKGLTSLLRSGWKTIKGALVMPLMIQGYKKGLIKFSIITCRKPQAAIEGEPEAASPSVE; this is encoded by the exons ATGGCAAACTCCGCCGCCCTGCTCCACTCACTCCTCTCCACCGCCTggacgccgcgccgccgcctcgaccgAGCCTCGGCCACGCGGCTCGCCCCGTCCCCCGGCCCGCCCTGCCGCTCCCGCCGGCCGGCCCGCTCCGTGCGCCCGATGGCGTCGTCGACGACCGCGGCCCGGGCCGACGCGGCGCCGCCGGGGCTGAAGGAGGGCATCGCGGGGCTCTACGACGAGTCGTCCGGCCTGTGGGAGAGCATCTGGGGCGAGCACATGCACCACGGCTTCTACGACTCCGGCGAGGCCGCCTCCATGTCCGACCACCGCCGCGCCCAGATCCGCATGATCGAGGAGGCCCTCGCCTTCGCCGCCGTCCCCG ACGATCCGACAAACAAACCCAAAACGATTGTTGATGTTGGATGCGGAATCGGTGGTAGCTCAAGATACCTGGCGAACAAATATGGAGCACAATGCTCTGGGATCACATTGAGCCCAGTGCAAGCTGAGAGAGGAAATGCCCTCGCGGCAGCGCAGGGGTTGTCGGACAAG GCTTCTTTCCAAGTTGCTGATGCTCTGGAGCAACCATTTCCTGATGGGCAGTTTGATCTTGTCTGGTCTATGGAGAGTGGTGAGCACATGCCGAACAAACAGAAG TTTGTAAGCGAGCTGGCACGCGTCGCAGCTCCAGGAGGAACTATCATCATCGTGACCTGGTGCCATAGGAACCTCGCGCCGTCGGAGGACTCACTGAAACCTGACGAGCTGAATCTTTTGAAAAAGATTTGTGATGCATATTACCTCCCGGATTGGTGCTCGCCCTCGGATTATGTCAAGATTGCCGAGTCATTGTCTCTTGAG GATATCAAAACGGCCGACTGGTCAGAAAACGTGGCCCCGTTCTGGCCTGCTGTCATCCAATCAGCACTGACATGGAAAGGCCTCACTTCTCTACTAAGGAGTG GATGGAAGACGATAAAGGGAGCACTGGTGATGCCTCTCATGATCCAAGGCTACAAGAAAGGCCTCATTAAGTTCAGCATCATCACCTGCCGCAAACCCCAAGCAGCCATAGAAGGAGAACCTGAGGCCGCATCGCCCAGTGTAGAATAG